The following proteins are co-located in the Citrobacter freundii ATCC 8090 = MTCC 1658 = NBRC 12681 genome:
- the pyrL gene encoding pyr operon leader peptide, with the protein MVQCVRHFVLPRLKKDAGLPFFFPLITHSEPLN; encoded by the coding sequence ATGGTTCAGTGTGTACGACATTTTGTCTTACCGCGTCTGAAAAAGGACGCTGGCCTGCCGTTTTTCTTTCCGTTGATCACCCATTCCGAGCCCCTCAATTGA
- a CDS encoding pyrBI operon leader peptide codes for MPSPSIEGLFFCPGVRR; via the coding sequence ATTCCGAGCCCCTCAATTGAGGGGCTTTTTTTTTGCCCAGGCGTCAGGAGATAA
- the pyrB gene encoding aspartate carbamoyltransferase — MANPLYQKHIISINDLSRDDLNLVLATAAKLKANPQPELLKHKVIASCFFEASTRTRLSFETSMHRLGASVVGFSDSSNTSLGKKGETLADTISVISTYVDAIVMRHPQEGAARLATEFSGNVPVLNAGDGSNQHPTQTLLDLFTIQETQGRLDNLHIAMVGDLKYGRTVHSLTQALAKFEGNRFYFIAPDALAMPQYILDMLNEKGIAWSLHGTIEEVMAEVDILYMTRVQKERLDPSEYANVKAQFVLRASDLNGARANMKVLHPLPRIDEITTDVDKTPHAWYFQQAGNGIFARQALLALVLNSELAL, encoded by the coding sequence ATGGCTAACCCGCTCTATCAAAAACACATCATTTCCATAAACGACCTCAGCCGCGATGACCTCAATCTGGTCCTCGCGACGGCGGCGAAATTAAAAGCTAACCCACAGCCGGAGCTGTTAAAGCATAAGGTTATCGCCAGTTGCTTCTTTGAAGCGTCAACCCGCACCCGTTTATCCTTTGAAACCTCCATGCACCGCCTGGGCGCCAGCGTGGTGGGTTTTTCTGACAGCAGCAACACGTCGCTGGGCAAAAAAGGCGAAACCCTGGCCGATACCATTTCCGTCATCAGCACCTATGTCGACGCCATCGTCATGCGTCATCCGCAGGAAGGCGCCGCACGTCTGGCTACAGAGTTCTCCGGTAACGTTCCGGTACTGAACGCAGGCGACGGCTCCAACCAACATCCCACCCAAACGCTGCTGGACCTGTTTACCATTCAGGAAACGCAGGGTCGCCTGGACAATCTGCACATCGCCATGGTGGGTGACCTGAAATATGGCCGTACCGTCCACTCCCTGACCCAGGCGCTGGCGAAGTTCGAAGGTAACCGTTTCTACTTCATCGCCCCGGACGCACTGGCCATGCCGCAATACATTCTGGATATGTTGAACGAAAAAGGTATCGCCTGGAGCCTGCACGGCACTATCGAAGAGGTGATGGCGGAGGTCGATATCCTCTACATGACCCGCGTACAAAAAGAGCGTCTGGACCCGTCCGAATACGCCAACGTGAAAGCACAGTTTGTCCTGCGCGCCAGCGATTTGAACGGTGCCAGAGCGAACATGAAGGTGCTGCATCCGCTGCCGCGCATCGATGAAATCACCACCGACGTCGATAAGACGCCGCACGCCTGGTATTTCCAGCAGGCTGGCAACGGCATCTTCGCCCGCCAGGCGTTACTGGCACTGGTACTGAATAGCGAACTGGCACTGTAA
- the argL gene encoding putative translational regulatory protein ArgL: MNKHPYKLNFNSINGLSHVREPCLRFIINIF; this comes from the coding sequence ATGAATAAACATCCATATAAATTGAATTTTAATTCAATAAATGGCCTAAGCCATGTGAGGGAACCATGTCTGCGTTTTATCATAAACATTTTTTGA
- a CDS encoding YhcH/YjgK/YiaL family protein: MIVGNIHNLDAWLPEELRQAIEHIKAHVTDATEKGKHDIDGDRLFYLIAEDMTEPFAQRRAEYHARYLDIQILLKGQEGMTFSTQPAGAPETDWLADKDIAFLPEGVQEKTVVLNEGDFVVFYPGEVHKPLCAVGAPALVRKAVVKMQVA, translated from the coding sequence ATGATTGTTGGCAATATTCACAACCTGGATGCCTGGCTGCCGGAAGAGCTGCGTCAGGCAATTGAACACATTAAAGCGCATGTGACGGATGCGACGGAAAAAGGTAAGCATGACATTGACGGCGATCGCCTGTTTTATCTGATTGCCGAAGATATGACGGAGCCGTTTGCACAGCGCCGCGCCGAATATCACGCTCGCTATCTGGATATTCAGATCCTGCTCAAAGGCCAGGAAGGAATGACCTTCAGCACGCAGCCTGCGGGCGCGCCGGAAACTGACTGGCTGGCGGATAAAGATATCGCCTTCCTGCCGGAAGGGGTACAGGAGAAAACGGTGGTGCTGAACGAAGGTGATTTCGTGGTGTTCTATCCGGGTGAAGTGCATAAACCGCTGTGCGCGGTCGGTGCTCCAGCGCTGGTACGCAAAGCCGTAGTGAAAATGCAAGTGGCATAA
- the ridA gene encoding 2-iminobutanoate/2-iminopropanoate deaminase yields MSKTIATENAPAAIGPYVQGVDLGSMVITSGQIPVDPKTGAVAEDVSAQARQSLENVKAIVEAAGLKVGDIVKTTVFVKDLNDFATVNATYEAFFTEHNATFPARSCVEVARLPKDVKIEIEAIAVRR; encoded by the coding sequence ATGAGCAAGACTATCGCGACGGAAAATGCACCAGCAGCAATCGGCCCATACGTTCAGGGCGTTGACCTGGGTAGCATGGTAATCACTTCCGGTCAGATCCCGGTCGATCCGAAAACCGGTGCCGTAGCGGAAGACGTATCCGCTCAGGCACGTCAGTCGCTGGAAAACGTAAAAGCTATCGTTGAAGCAGCAGGCCTGAAAGTGGGCGACATCGTAAAAACGACCGTTTTCGTTAAAGACCTGAACGATTTCGCCACCGTAAACGCGACCTACGAAGCATTCTTCACCGAGCACAACGCGACCTTCCCGGCGCGTTCTTGCGTAGAAGTTGCCCGTCTGCCGAAAGACGTGAAAATCGAGATTGAAGCGATCGCCGTTCGTCGCTAA
- a CDS encoding YfcC family protein: MGKFKFPSAYTILFILIALVAVMTWIVPAGKYQMAMNATLGKEVPVAGTYAPTEAHPQGFTAVLLAPIDGLYNHETYTAGAIDVALFVLIIGGFLGVVNKTGAIDAGIERVTVRLNGKEEWMIPILMGLFAAGGTIYGMAEESLPFYTLLVPVMMAARFDPLVAAATVLLGAGIGTLGSTINPFATVIAANAAGIPFTQGMLMRILLLVVGYVICVVWVMRYARKVRNHPELSIVADKMEENRAHFLGNRGNTNLEFTATRKWILLIFAAAFAVMIYGVAVLGWWMAEISAVFLGSAIIVGVIARMSEEAFTSTFIDGARDLLGVALIIGIARGIVVVMDNGMITHTILHSAENLVSGLSTTIFINVTYWLEVLLSFLVPSSSGLAVLTMPIMAPLADFAHVQRDLVVTAYQSASGIVNLITPTSAVVMGGLAIARVPYVRYLKWVAPLLLILTLLNMAVLSIGAML; this comes from the coding sequence ATGGGCAAATTCAAATTTCCCAGCGCATATACCATCCTGTTTATTCTCATTGCACTCGTCGCGGTTATGACCTGGATAGTCCCGGCAGGGAAATACCAGATGGCGATGAATGCTACTCTGGGCAAAGAAGTGCCAGTTGCCGGTACTTATGCCCCCACAGAGGCGCACCCGCAAGGTTTTACCGCTGTACTGCTGGCCCCGATTGACGGTCTTTACAACCACGAAACCTATACCGCAGGCGCAATTGATGTGGCGTTGTTTGTCCTGATTATTGGTGGGTTTCTCGGCGTAGTAAACAAAACAGGCGCCATCGACGCAGGTATCGAGCGCGTGACGGTCAGGTTGAACGGTAAAGAGGAGTGGATGATCCCCATTCTAATGGGACTTTTCGCCGCCGGAGGTACGATTTACGGGATGGCGGAGGAATCACTCCCATTCTACACATTGCTGGTTCCGGTCATGATGGCCGCACGCTTTGATCCGTTGGTTGCCGCCGCCACCGTTCTGCTCGGCGCGGGCATTGGCACACTCGGCTCGACAATCAACCCTTTCGCAACGGTTATCGCGGCTAACGCCGCCGGGATCCCCTTCACCCAGGGAATGCTGATGCGCATTCTGCTGCTGGTCGTCGGCTATGTTATCTGTGTGGTGTGGGTCATGCGTTATGCGCGCAAAGTCCGCAATCACCCGGAGTTGTCGATTGTGGCGGATAAAATGGAGGAAAACCGTGCGCATTTTCTCGGCAATCGCGGCAATACCAATCTTGAATTCACAGCCACGCGTAAGTGGATCCTGCTGATATTCGCCGCCGCCTTTGCGGTAATGATTTATGGCGTCGCGGTACTCGGATGGTGGATGGCAGAAATATCCGCAGTCTTTCTGGGTTCTGCCATTATCGTCGGCGTGATTGCCCGCATGAGTGAAGAAGCCTTCACCAGTACCTTCATTGACGGTGCGCGGGATCTGCTTGGCGTGGCGCTGATTATCGGCATTGCACGCGGTATCGTCGTGGTGATGGACAACGGCATGATCACCCACACTATTTTGCACAGCGCCGAAAATTTAGTCTCAGGTCTGTCCACCACCATTTTCATCAATGTAACCTACTGGCTGGAAGTATTGCTCTCCTTCCTGGTCCCTTCCTCGTCTGGCCTGGCGGTGCTCACGATGCCCATTATGGCCCCGCTAGCCGACTTCGCGCATGTACAGAGGGATCTGGTCGTCACCGCGTATCAATCCGCTTCCGGCATTGTGAATCTGATTACACCCACCTCTGCCGTCGTGATGGGTGGGTTAGCCATCGCCCGTGTTCCTTACGTGCGCTACCTGAAATGGGTCGCCCCGCTCCTGCTCATTTTGACGTTACTGAACATGGCCGTCCTGAGTATCGGCGCGATGTTGTAG
- the arcC gene encoding carbamate kinase encodes MENKPTLVVALGGNALLKRGEPLEADIQRKNIELAAKTIAQLTQQWRVILVHGNGPQVGLLALQNSAYASVTPYPLDILGAESQGMIGYMLQQALKNQLPQREISVLLTQVEVDAHDPAFSNPTKYIGPIYDDAQAKTLHAEKGWIFKADGKAFRRVVPSPQPKRIVESDAIRTLIARDHLVICNGGGGVPVVEKADGYHGIEAVIDKDLSAALLARQLHADALLILTDADAVYLDWSKPTQRPLSQVTPELLGEMQFDAGSMGPKVTACAEFVSHCRGIAGIGSLADGSAILAGDKGTLIRLETTDANA; translated from the coding sequence ATGGAAAACAAACCTACTCTGGTTGTGGCGTTGGGCGGCAATGCGCTGCTCAAACGCGGCGAGCCGCTGGAAGCTGACATCCAGCGCAAGAACATTGAGCTGGCGGCAAAGACTATCGCTCAGCTCACACAGCAATGGCGCGTGATTCTGGTGCACGGCAATGGCCCGCAGGTTGGACTTTTGGCGTTGCAAAACAGTGCGTATGCCAGCGTCACCCCCTATCCGCTCGACATTCTCGGCGCGGAAAGTCAGGGAATGATTGGCTATATGCTGCAACAGGCGCTGAAAAACCAGCTTCCACAGCGTGAAATTAGTGTGCTGCTGACTCAGGTTGAAGTCGATGCCCACGATCCAGCCTTCAGCAATCCGACCAAATATATCGGACCGATTTATGACGACGCTCAGGCTAAAACGCTACACGCGGAAAAGGGCTGGATTTTCAAAGCCGATGGCAAAGCGTTCCGCCGCGTTGTGCCCTCTCCACAACCCAAACGTATCGTTGAAAGTGATGCCATTCGCACATTGATCGCACGCGATCATCTGGTGATTTGCAACGGCGGAGGCGGCGTACCGGTGGTGGAAAAAGCCGATGGCTACCACGGCATTGAAGCGGTGATCGACAAGGATCTCTCCGCCGCCCTACTCGCCCGCCAACTCCATGCCGATGCGTTGCTGATCCTCACCGATGCTGATGCCGTGTACCTCGACTGGAGCAAACCTACCCAGCGCCCGCTGTCCCAGGTCACCCCGGAACTGCTCGGTGAAATGCAATTCGACGCCGGTTCAATGGGCCCCAAAGTCACCGCCTGCGCGGAATTCGTCTCTCACTGTCGTGGGATTGCTGGCATCGGTTCACTGGCCGACGGCTCAGCCATTCTCGCCGGCGACAAAGGCACGCTAATTCGTCTCGAAACCACCGACGCTAACGCGTAG
- a CDS encoding arginine repressor — translation MKEFDDYSTKEQKQLAICQRLISEKSYLSQEALRRDLQHHGFTGISQSTVSRLLKLLGAIKIRNTKGQKIYSVNPQSRPAPDAARSIAEMVVSVEHNSEFILIHTAAGYGRAVARILDYHALPEILGVIAGSSIVWVAPRVVQRTGLVHKQINYLFKMN, via the coding sequence ATGAAGGAATTCGATGATTACTCGACCAAAGAGCAGAAACAATTGGCGATTTGTCAGCGCCTGATTAGCGAAAAAAGCTACCTTTCTCAGGAAGCGCTTCGCCGCGATCTCCAACACCATGGTTTTACCGGAATTAGCCAGTCAACGGTATCCCGTCTGCTGAAACTGCTCGGGGCTATAAAAATAAGAAATACAAAAGGGCAAAAAATTTATTCTGTAAATCCGCAGTCGCGCCCCGCTCCTGATGCTGCCCGATCGATTGCTGAAATGGTGGTCAGCGTTGAGCACAATAGCGAATTTATCCTCATCCACACGGCGGCAGGTTATGGCCGTGCCGTTGCCAGAATCCTCGATTACCACGCGTTACCAGAGATTCTGGGTGTCATCGCTGGCAGCAGTATTGTCTGGGTTGCGCCGCGAGTTGTGCAGCGAACGGGGCTGGTGCACAAGCAGATTAACTATCTATTTAAAATGAATTAA
- the miaE gene encoding tRNA isopentenyl-2-thiomethyl-A-37 hydroxylase MiaE — protein sequence MDYLQILSPIHNFLHCKTPQAWLDKARDPANLPLLLTDHLVCELKAAQTAMLLVRKYVADKQGSQALLDWLKPYEAFAFREGDEPDFIALNKQISKSVMPQTDDPWGRKLIDSMVLLIKEELHHFWQVREAMMSRNIPYIKITASRYAKGMLKEVRTHEPLTLIDKLICGAYIEARSCERFAALAPYLDDDLQAFYLSLLRSEARHYQDYLALAQQVSTDDISSRVQFFGEVEAALITSPDDEFRFHSGVPA from the coding sequence ATGGATTATCTGCAAATACTCTCCCCGATCCACAATTTCCTGCACTGTAAAACGCCCCAGGCCTGGCTTGATAAAGCGCGAGACCCGGCTAATCTGCCTCTGTTATTGACCGACCACCTCGTCTGTGAGCTGAAAGCGGCGCAAACGGCGATGCTGCTGGTGCGTAAGTATGTCGCAGATAAACAGGGATCTCAGGCGCTGCTGGACTGGCTGAAACCCTATGAAGCGTTTGCTTTCAGAGAAGGGGATGAGCCGGATTTTATCGCGCTGAATAAACAGATAAGCAAAAGCGTGATGCCGCAAACCGACGATCCGTGGGGACGCAAGCTTATCGACAGCATGGTTTTGCTGATCAAAGAAGAACTGCATCATTTCTGGCAGGTGCGTGAGGCGATGATGAGTCGCAACATTCCCTATATTAAGATTACCGCCAGCCGTTACGCCAAAGGCATGCTCAAAGAGGTGCGCACCCACGAGCCGCTGACATTAATCGATAAACTGATTTGCGGGGCTTACATTGAGGCGCGTTCCTGTGAACGGTTCGCCGCGCTCGCACCGTATCTGGATGACGATTTGCAGGCGTTTTATCTGTCGCTGCTGCGATCCGAGGCGCGGCACTATCAGGATTACCTGGCGCTGGCGCAGCAGGTTTCAACCGATGATATCAGTAGCCGGGTGCAGTTTTTTGGCGAAGTAGAAGCCGCGTTGATCACCTCTCCTGACGATGAATTCCGCTTTCACAGCGGTGTGCCAGCTTAG
- the rraB gene encoding ribonuclease E inhibitor RraB, with product MANPELLEEQREETRLIIEELLEDGSDPDALYTIEHHLSADDFETLEKAAVEAFKLGYEVTEPEELEVEEGDTVICCDILSECALNAELIDAQVEQLMNLAEKYDVEYDGWGTYFEDSNGEEGEDGDDEDLVDEDDDGVRH from the coding sequence ATGGCAAACCCGGAACTACTGGAAGAACAGCGTGAAGAAACGCGCTTGATTATTGAAGAGTTACTCGAAGATGGCAGCGATCCAGACGCGCTGTACACCATTGAGCATCACCTTTCCGCGGATGACTTCGAAACCCTGGAAAAAGCGGCAGTAGAAGCCTTCAAGCTGGGTTATGAAGTGACCGAGCCGGAAGAGCTGGAAGTGGAAGAAGGCGACACGGTTATTTGCTGTGACATTTTGAGCGAATGTGCACTGAATGCGGAGTTGATCGATGCTCAGGTTGAGCAGCTGATGAACCTGGCTGAAAAATATGATGTGGAATACGACGGTTGGGGCACCTATTTTGAAGACTCGAACGGCGAAGAAGGTGAAGACGGCGACGATGAAGATCTCGTCGACGAAGATGATGACGGCGTGCGTCACTAA
- the argF gene encoding ornithine carbamoyltransferase, whose translation MTVNLKNRNFLKLLDYTPTEIQYLIDLAIELKTAKKAGRERQTLVGKNIALIFEKTSTRTRCAFEVGAFDQGAQVTYLGPSGSQIGHKESMKDTARVLGRMYDGIEYRGYGQDIVEELGQFAGVPVWNGLTNEFHPTQILADLMTMLEHAPGKTLPELSFAYLGDARNNMGNSLMVGAAKMGMDIRLVAPKSFWPDEALVAECREIASLTGARITLTEDVEEGVYDVDFLYTDVWVSMGEPKEAWAERVSLMTPYQINQRVINATGNPNVKFMHCLPAFHNEHTKVGREIEMAYGLKGLEVTEEVFESAHSIVFDEAENRMHTIKAVMVATLGD comes from the coding sequence ATGACTGTTAACCTGAAAAATCGCAATTTTCTCAAACTGCTGGACTACACCCCTACGGAAATCCAGTACCTGATCGATCTGGCTATCGAGTTAAAAACGGCAAAAAAGGCCGGGCGCGAAAGACAGACGCTGGTCGGTAAAAATATCGCGCTGATCTTCGAAAAAACCTCAACCCGTACCCGCTGTGCCTTTGAAGTCGGCGCTTTCGATCAAGGCGCACAGGTGACCTATCTCGGCCCAAGTGGATCGCAGATCGGCCATAAAGAATCAATGAAAGATACTGCCCGCGTGCTAGGCCGCATGTACGACGGCATTGAATATCGCGGATACGGCCAGGACATTGTGGAGGAACTGGGGCAATTTGCCGGAGTTCCTGTTTGGAATGGACTGACAAATGAATTTCACCCCACCCAGATCCTCGCGGATCTGATGACTATGCTGGAACACGCGCCGGGTAAAACCTTGCCGGAATTGAGTTTCGCTTATCTCGGTGACGCCCGCAATAACATGGGTAATTCGCTGATGGTTGGCGCAGCGAAAATGGGGATGGATATCCGTCTGGTCGCACCTAAATCCTTCTGGCCTGACGAGGCACTGGTTGCCGAATGCCGTGAAATTGCCAGCTTGACTGGCGCACGCATTACGCTCACAGAGGATGTTGAGGAAGGCGTATACGACGTCGATTTCCTCTACACCGATGTCTGGGTCTCTATGGGCGAACCCAAAGAAGCCTGGGCAGAACGCGTTAGCCTGATGACGCCCTATCAAATTAACCAGCGGGTCATCAACGCAACCGGTAACCCCAATGTGAAATTTATGCACTGTCTGCCCGCCTTCCATAACGAGCACACAAAGGTTGGACGTGAAATCGAAATGGCCTACGGCCTGAAAGGGCTTGAAGTCACGGAAGAGGTTTTTGAGTCAGCTCATTCCATCGTCTTCGACGAAGCAGAGAACCGGATGCATACCATTAAAGCGGTAATGGTAGCGACCCTTGGCGACTAA
- the argF gene encoding ornithine carbamoyltransferase: MSAFYHKHFLKLLDFTSAELTSLLLLAAQLKADKKNGTEVAKLTGKNIALIFEKDSTRTRCSFEVAAYDQGARVTYLGPSGSQIGHKESIKDTARVLGRMYDGIQYRGHGQEIVETLAEYAGVPVWNGLTNEFHPTQLLADLLTMQEHLPGKAFNEMTLVYTGDARNNMGNSMLEAAALTGLDLRLVAPQACWPEESLVAECKALAQKNGGNITLTEDVAAGVKGADFIYTDVWVSMGEAKEKWAERIALLRKYQVNSTMMALTGNPQVKFLHCLPAFHDDQTTLGKQMAQEYGLHGGMEVTDEVFESPASIVFDQAENRMHTIKAVMVATLAK, encoded by the coding sequence ATGTCTGCGTTTTATCATAAACATTTTTTGAAACTGCTTGATTTCACCTCTGCTGAACTCACGTCACTGCTCCTGCTCGCCGCGCAGCTAAAGGCAGATAAGAAAAACGGCACTGAAGTCGCAAAGCTCACCGGTAAAAACATCGCGCTCATCTTCGAAAAAGACTCAACCCGCACCCGTTGCTCTTTCGAAGTTGCCGCATACGACCAGGGCGCTCGCGTGACGTATCTCGGGCCAAGCGGCAGCCAGATTGGCCATAAAGAGTCGATCAAAGACACCGCCCGCGTGCTCGGCCGCATGTACGACGGTATTCAGTATCGGGGACACGGCCAGGAGATTGTCGAGACGCTGGCGGAATATGCCGGAGTTCCGGTGTGGAACGGATTAACCAACGAGTTTCATCCCACCCAGCTGCTGGCGGATCTGTTAACTATGCAGGAACACCTGCCGGGTAAAGCGTTTAATGAGATGACGCTGGTCTACACCGGTGATGCCCGCAACAATATGGGCAATTCCATGCTGGAAGCCGCTGCGTTAACCGGGCTGGATCTGCGCCTGGTCGCACCGCAGGCCTGCTGGCCAGAGGAAAGTCTGGTTGCAGAGTGCAAAGCGCTGGCGCAGAAAAACGGCGGCAATATTACGCTGACCGAAGATGTCGCCGCGGGCGTGAAAGGTGCGGACTTTATCTATACCGACGTCTGGGTATCAATGGGCGAAGCAAAAGAGAAGTGGGCCGAACGTATTGCGCTGCTGCGTAAGTACCAGGTTAATAGCACGATGATGGCGTTGACCGGCAATCCACAGGTGAAATTCCTGCACTGCCTGCCCGCGTTTCATGACGATCAAACCACGCTTGGCAAACAAATGGCACAGGAATATGGTCTGCACGGCGGTATGGAAGTGACCGATGAGGTCTTTGAATCACCCGCCAGCATCGTATTTGATCAGGCGGAAAACCGGATGCACACCATCAAAGCGGTGATGGTGGCGACGCTGGCGAAGTGA
- the pyrI gene encoding aspartate carbamoyltransferase regulatory subunit: MTHDNKLQVEAIKRGTVIDHIPAQVGFKLLTLFKLTETDQRITIGLNLPSGEMGRKDLIKIENTFLTDEQVNQLSLYAPQATVNRIDDYDVVGKSRPSLPERIDNVLVCPNSNCISHAEPVSSSFAVKKRADDIALKCKYCEKEFSHYVVLAN, translated from the coding sequence ATGACACACGATAACAAACTGCAGGTTGAAGCCATCAAACGTGGCACCGTGATTGACCATATTCCCGCACAGGTTGGTTTTAAGCTGCTGACGCTGTTCAAACTGACGGAAACCGACCAACGTATCACCATCGGTCTGAACCTGCCGTCTGGCGAGATGGGTCGTAAGGATCTGATTAAAATCGAAAACACGTTCCTGACCGACGAGCAGGTAAACCAGCTCTCCCTGTACGCCCCGCAGGCAACGGTAAACCGCATTGACGATTACGACGTGGTGGGTAAATCACGTCCGAGCCTGCCTGAGCGTATCGATAACGTGCTGGTTTGCCCGAACAGCAACTGCATCAGTCATGCTGAGCCGGTTTCTTCCAGTTTTGCAGTGAAAAAACGCGCTGATGACATCGCACTCAAATGCAAATACTGTGAAAAAGAGTTTTCGCATTATGTGGTGCTGGCCAACTAA
- a CDS encoding GNAT family N-acetyltransferase translates to MSAITSVAATLRRISADDNAAIARVIRKVSAEYGLTADKGYTVADPNLDELFQVYSQPGAAYWVVEQNGEVVGGGGVAPLGCSEPDICELQKMYFLSSARGQGLAKKLALMALEHAREQGFKQCYLETTAFLTEAIRLYEHLGFEHISEALGCTGHVDCEVRMLKPL, encoded by the coding sequence ATGAGTGCCATTACCTCCGTCGCGGCAACGCTGCGCCGAATTTCTGCCGATGATAACGCCGCAATTGCCCGCGTTATCCGCAAAGTTTCCGCTGAATACGGCCTTACCGCCGATAAAGGCTACACCGTTGCCGACCCTAATCTGGACGAATTGTTCCAGGTTTACAGCCAGCCGGGCGCGGCCTACTGGGTGGTTGAGCAAAACGGTGAAGTCGTGGGCGGCGGTGGTGTTGCACCGTTAGGATGTAGTGAACCAGACATTTGCGAGCTGCAAAAGATGTACTTCCTGTCGAGCGCGCGCGGTCAGGGGCTGGCGAAAAAACTGGCGCTGATGGCGCTTGAACATGCCCGTGAGCAAGGTTTCAAGCAGTGCTATCTTGAGACCACGGCGTTTCTGACTGAGGCAATCCGCCTGTATGAGCATTTAGGCTTTGAGCATATCAGCGAAGCGCTGGGCTGTACCGGGCACGTAGATTGTGAAGTGCGAATGTTAAAGCCCCTCTGA
- the arcA gene encoding arginine deiminase has product MEKHYVGSEIGQLRSVMLHRPNLSLKRLTPSNCQELLFDDVLSVERAGEEHDIFANTLRQQGIEVLLLTDLLTQTLDVQDAKDWLLETQISDYRLGPAFATDIRAWLADMQHRELARHLSGGLTYGEIPASIKNMVVDTHDINDFIMKPLPNHLFTRDTSCWIYNGVSINPMAKTARQRETNNLRAIYRWHPQFADGEFIKYFGDENINYDHATLEGGDVLVIGRGAVLIGMSERTTPQGIEFLAQSLFKHRQAERVIAVELPKHRSCMHLDTVMTHIDIDTFSVYPEVVRPDVQCWTLTPDGRGGLKRTQESTLIHALEKALGLDQITLITTGGDAFEAEREQWNDANNVLTLRPGVVVGYERNIWTNEKYDKAGITVLPIPGDELGRGRGGARCMSCPLERDGI; this is encoded by the coding sequence ATGGAAAAGCATTATGTCGGGTCTGAAATCGGTCAATTACGTAGCGTAATGCTACATCGCCCTAATCTCAGCTTAAAAAGGCTGACGCCATCAAATTGCCAGGAACTGCTTTTTGATGATGTTCTTTCGGTAGAACGTGCAGGAGAAGAACATGACATTTTCGCCAACACGTTACGTCAGCAAGGGATTGAGGTTCTGTTACTCACTGATTTATTGACACAAACCTTAGATGTCCAAGATGCCAAAGACTGGTTGCTGGAGACACAAATCTCTGATTATCGCCTTGGCCCCGCTTTCGCCACGGATATTCGCGCCTGGCTTGCAGATATGCAGCACCGGGAACTGGCCCGGCATTTAAGCGGTGGGCTAACCTACGGAGAAATTCCTGCCTCAATCAAAAATATGGTGGTCGATACTCACGATATTAATGATTTTATTATGAAGCCATTGCCCAACCATTTATTTACCCGCGACACCTCATGCTGGATATATAACGGTGTGTCAATTAACCCAATGGCAAAAACCGCGCGACAAAGAGAAACCAATAACCTGCGGGCGATCTACCGTTGGCACCCTCAATTTGCTGATGGTGAATTTATTAAATATTTCGGCGATGAAAATATTAATTACGACCACGCCACATTAGAAGGTGGAGATGTGCTGGTCATTGGTCGCGGCGCGGTACTCATCGGTATGTCGGAACGCACCACGCCGCAGGGCATTGAATTCCTTGCCCAGTCGCTGTTTAAGCATCGCCAGGCTGAACGCGTCATCGCGGTTGAACTGCCGAAACATCGCTCCTGTATGCACCTCGATACCGTCATGACCCACATTGATATCGATACCTTCTCCGTCTACCCGGAAGTGGTACGCCCGGATGTCCAGTGCTGGACCCTGACGCCAGACGGGCGCGGCGGCTTGAAACGCACCCAGGAAAGTACTCTGATACATGCCCTCGAAAAAGCGCTGGGCCTCGACCAAATCACGCTGATAACCACCGGGGGCGACGCCTTCGAAGCTGAACGCGAACAGTGGAATGACGCCAACAACGTCCTGACGCTACGCCCCGGTGTGGTCGTGGGCTATGAGCGCAACATCTGGACCAACGAGAAATACGACAAAGCGGGCATCACCGTTTTACCCATTCCTGGCGACGAACTTGGACGTGGACGCGGCGGCGCACGCTGCATGAGCTGCCCACTGGAACGCGACGGTATCTAA